From the genome of Rhodopirellula bahusiensis, one region includes:
- a CDS encoding class I SAM-dependent methyltransferase, whose amino-acid sequence MNIVAKTKRFADSVAFNLRVHGFADRKYLREVMLPAMAEAKPSNVMLAGTRRYNTGYPKLFDQQATAVWTLDFDPRAARFGNGYLHRTCDIREIDRVFSGIRFDVVHINGLLGFGIDTDDDIKCMIEAVHRSLVHGGYMMLGWDADASPDPSENETILARFEHREFGHLPARHRVVGMEGYDHVFDWFCRLSE is encoded by the coding sequence ATGAATATCGTCGCCAAAACGAAACGATTCGCTGATTCCGTCGCCTTCAATTTGCGGGTCCATGGCTTCGCCGACCGTAAGTACCTCCGTGAGGTCATGCTTCCTGCGATGGCAGAGGCGAAGCCATCCAACGTGATGCTGGCGGGGACACGTCGCTACAACACAGGCTATCCGAAACTGTTTGATCAGCAGGCCACTGCGGTATGGACTCTCGATTTCGATCCGCGGGCAGCCCGATTCGGAAACGGGTACCTTCACCGAACTTGCGACATCCGGGAGATAGATCGTGTCTTCAGCGGCATACGGTTTGATGTTGTCCACATCAACGGGCTGCTGGGTTTCGGAATCGACACAGACGACGATATCAAATGCATGATCGAAGCGGTGCATCGCTCTCTGGTTCACGGCGGATACATGATGCTGGGGTGGGATGCGGATGCGAGTCCCGACCCATCGGAGAACGAAACGATCCTTGCCCGCTTTGAACACAGAGAATTCGGTCATCTGCCGGCACGCCACCGCGTCGTGGGAATGGAAGGCTACGATCATGTCTTCGATTGGTTCTGCCGGTTGAGTGAATAG
- a CDS encoding V-type ATP synthase subunit B, giving the protein MIPDLVRRTGVVAIVGDILKVRATGVGFGDLAVVENWDRRRSLGQVIELERGVVSLQVFSGGKGLSTQAKVRFLGHPTQVSYSPNILGRVFRGSGIPLDGGPDLSNEPSIPIGGPSVNPKMRIVPKNMIHTKVPMIDVFNCLVESQKIPIFSVAGEPYNQLLARIGIQADADIIIFGGLGLIFDDYHFFRSTFEDEGILGRTVMFVNQASDPIVERLLVPDMALKVAERFAVEEGKRVLVLLTDMTAYADALKEIGIAMERVPSNRGYMGDLYTQLAQRYERACDYKGAGSVTILTVTTMPGDDVTHPVPDNTGYITEGQLYLHNGVIDPFGSLSRLKQQVIGKVTREDHSQIMNTMIRFYAGAKEAEKKQAMAFDLSTFDQKLLKFGDLFAKRFMDIRIAMPLNDALDLSWQTLAECFEAEELLMKQALVEKYFKQAES; this is encoded by the coding sequence ATGATCCCTGATCTTGTCAGACGCACAGGCGTGGTCGCGATTGTCGGTGATATCCTCAAGGTGCGTGCCACCGGCGTTGGATTCGGTGACTTGGCCGTCGTTGAGAATTGGGATCGGCGTCGTTCACTGGGACAGGTTATCGAGCTGGAACGCGGCGTGGTCTCATTGCAGGTGTTTTCCGGAGGCAAGGGACTTTCCACGCAAGCGAAGGTCCGGTTTCTGGGGCACCCAACGCAGGTTTCTTACTCACCAAACATCTTGGGGCGCGTCTTTCGTGGATCGGGGATTCCTTTGGATGGCGGACCTGATTTGTCCAACGAACCCTCCATTCCAATCGGTGGGCCATCGGTCAATCCCAAGATGCGAATCGTGCCCAAGAACATGATTCACACCAAAGTCCCGATGATTGACGTGTTCAATTGCTTGGTCGAAAGTCAGAAGATTCCCATCTTTTCGGTCGCAGGTGAACCGTACAACCAGTTGCTTGCTCGTATCGGGATTCAAGCTGATGCGGACATTATCATCTTTGGCGGGCTGGGGTTGATCTTTGACGACTACCACTTCTTCCGATCGACATTTGAAGACGAAGGGATTCTTGGTCGCACGGTGATGTTCGTCAATCAAGCGTCGGACCCGATCGTGGAGCGTCTTCTGGTGCCCGACATGGCATTGAAGGTCGCGGAGCGGTTCGCCGTCGAGGAAGGCAAACGAGTGCTTGTGCTATTGACCGATATGACGGCCTATGCAGATGCCCTGAAAGAGATCGGCATTGCGATGGAGCGAGTTCCATCGAATCGCGGCTACATGGGTGATCTCTACACGCAGCTTGCCCAACGCTACGAACGAGCTTGCGATTACAAAGGCGCTGGTTCCGTTACCATCCTGACCGTGACGACGATGCCAGGTGATGATGTGACGCATCCGGTTCCTGACAACACGGGTTACATCACTGAAGGGCAGCTGTATTTGCACAATGGCGTTATTGACCCATTCGGTTCACTCTCGCGGCTCAAGCAGCAAGTCATCGGCAAGGTCACTCGGGAAGACCATTCGCAAATCATGAACACGATGATTCGATTTTATGCGGGGGCCAAGGAAGCGGAAAAAAAGCAAGCGATGGCTTTCGATCTTTCGACGTTCGACCAGAAGCTGTTGAAGTTTGGCGATCTGTTTGCAAAACGTTTCATGGACATTCGGATTGCAATGCCTTTGAACGACGCACTCGATCTGAGTTGGCAGACACTGGCCGAGTGTTTCGAGGCAGAAGAATTGCTGATGAAACAGGCTTTGGTTGAGAAATACTTCAAGCAAGCGGAGAGTTGA
- a CDS encoding V-type ATP synthase subunit D produces MALALNKTSLKQRRDQLAMFERFLPSLDLKRQQLIADLQRSKRIQSETENEIETLLDSQRGLFSLLGASEQDLSDLVTIEERTVTEENVLGVRLPLLGEVRFRVKEYSMLAKPFWVDFLVELLQKLALLKLRLQNERTRVGRLNDAVRRITQRVNLFDKVLIPQAEKDIHRIKIHLADTERAAVVRSKIAKAKQNRGELTTRTV; encoded by the coding sequence ATGGCATTGGCACTCAACAAAACGTCACTGAAGCAACGCCGCGATCAACTTGCGATGTTTGAGCGATTCCTGCCATCGCTGGACTTGAAACGGCAACAGTTAATCGCCGATTTGCAACGATCAAAACGCATCCAGTCTGAAACAGAGAACGAGATTGAAACGCTACTAGATTCCCAGCGAGGATTGTTTTCGCTTCTGGGCGCGAGCGAGCAGGACTTGAGCGATCTAGTAACCATCGAGGAGCGGACAGTCACCGAAGAAAACGTACTTGGAGTGCGGTTGCCTCTCCTCGGCGAAGTTCGTTTTCGAGTCAAGGAATACTCGATGCTGGCCAAGCCGTTCTGGGTCGATTTCCTGGTGGAGCTTTTGCAGAAACTGGCCTTGTTGAAGCTACGCTTACAAAATGAGCGGACGCGAGTGGGCCGCCTGAATGATGCGGTGCGCCGGATCACGCAGCGAGTCAATCTCTTTGACAAGGTGCTGATTCCGCAAGCGGAAAAAGACATCCACCGTATCAAAATTCATTTGGCTGACACGGAACGGGCCGCCGTGGTGCGTTCCAAGATCGCCAAGGCGAAACAAAATCGCGGTGAACTGACGACGAGGACGGTGTAA
- a CDS encoding V-type ATP synthase subunit I, with the protein MAIVPVAKVTLYGTADQKHVVLDGLQELGCLHLLDLNDSRDHQSQNSQCSPDAAQALKYLKACPIHRRAVKDNSEFQLDDVVGQALSIQQQRQQLQAELDELKQAIATLMPWGDFQLPSNDELGGLRFWFYAVPHYKLSLLESLPDDWQVVAREHRFAYVVVISDTEPTDMPVPRTHLDERPLSELQDRLEAVESELEELHWQRVRLTRWIDQLSRRLGLAEDRVARERAAGHTFDDPRMFAVRGWAPQSQREQIASFARSHDLGLTIEIPTAEDSPPTLLSNRGLAAGGENAVTFYTTPAYRAYDPSGIVFFSFSVFFAMIMADAGYAMLLAFFLLLFWRRIGRSENTRRMRTLFVAIAVASVAYGIAVGSYFGFPPPAGSVLARVHFIDATNATLMMQISIAIGVVHLAMANLALAWSRRWSPMMLASFGWIAALFGGLALGLGKSGTQPEQPLIQFGSWMLGIGIASVLLFSSERPLTTFSFKEHGKRLIDGVVSLTGVSRAFGDVLSYLRLFALGLASAQLAGTFNDLTYKASCCVGIGSLLAVVAVVFGHGLNFVLAIMSGVVHGLRLNCIEFFSWSLPDEGYAFEPFNKKAT; encoded by the coding sequence ATGGCAATCGTTCCCGTCGCCAAAGTGACTCTCTATGGTACGGCCGACCAGAAACACGTCGTGCTTGATGGCCTACAGGAACTGGGCTGCCTGCATCTTCTCGACTTGAACGACAGTCGTGACCACCAATCGCAAAACAGCCAGTGCTCACCCGATGCCGCACAAGCACTGAAGTATCTGAAAGCTTGCCCGATTCACCGCCGCGCCGTCAAGGACAACTCCGAGTTTCAATTGGATGACGTAGTTGGCCAAGCGTTGTCGATCCAGCAGCAACGACAGCAACTACAAGCTGAATTGGACGAATTGAAGCAAGCGATTGCAACGCTCATGCCTTGGGGCGATTTCCAGCTTCCATCGAATGACGAACTTGGTGGCTTACGTTTCTGGTTCTACGCTGTCCCCCACTACAAATTGAGTTTGCTGGAGTCGTTGCCGGACGATTGGCAAGTCGTCGCCAGAGAACACCGCTTCGCTTACGTTGTCGTGATCAGTGATACGGAACCGACGGACATGCCGGTGCCGCGAACGCACTTGGACGAACGTCCACTGAGCGAATTGCAGGATCGTCTTGAGGCGGTCGAATCCGAGTTGGAGGAGTTGCATTGGCAGCGAGTTCGATTGACTCGCTGGATCGACCAACTATCTCGTAGGCTTGGACTTGCTGAAGACCGAGTGGCACGCGAGCGAGCAGCAGGTCACACCTTCGATGATCCGCGCATGTTCGCTGTTCGAGGTTGGGCACCTCAATCGCAGCGCGAACAGATCGCTTCCTTCGCGAGAAGCCACGATTTAGGGCTGACTATTGAAATTCCGACCGCGGAGGATTCACCGCCGACTTTGCTGTCCAATCGCGGGCTGGCCGCAGGTGGAGAAAACGCTGTCACGTTCTATACGACACCCGCCTATCGAGCGTATGACCCGTCAGGCATCGTGTTTTTTTCGTTCAGCGTTTTCTTTGCAATGATAATGGCTGACGCGGGTTACGCCATGTTGCTGGCGTTTTTCCTGTTGCTGTTCTGGCGACGGATTGGAAGGTCCGAAAACACGCGGCGAATGCGAACATTGTTCGTCGCCATTGCTGTCGCGTCCGTTGCCTATGGCATCGCGGTTGGCAGCTACTTTGGATTCCCACCGCCAGCTGGTTCAGTGCTAGCCAGAGTACACTTCATCGACGCAACCAATGCGACGCTGATGATGCAGATTTCCATTGCGATCGGCGTGGTGCATCTTGCGATGGCGAATCTAGCTTTGGCTTGGAGTCGTCGTTGGTCGCCCATGATGCTGGCGTCTTTCGGTTGGATCGCGGCGTTATTTGGTGGCTTGGCACTGGGGTTGGGCAAAAGCGGTACGCAGCCAGAGCAACCGCTGATTCAATTCGGGAGCTGGATGCTCGGAATCGGGATTGCCTCCGTTCTGCTCTTCAGTAGCGAACGACCACTGACGACTTTCAGTTTCAAAGAACACGGCAAGCGATTGATCGACGGCGTCGTTTCGCTCACTGGCGTCTCTCGTGCATTCGGCGACGTGTTGAGTTACTTGCGACTGTTCGCACTCGGTCTGGCCAGTGCTCAACTGGCTGGGACGTTCAACGACCTGACTTACAAAGCCAGTTGCTGCGTGGGGATTGGCAGTCTGCTAGCGGTAGTGGCCGTGGTTTTCGGACATGGCTTGAACTTCGTCTTGGCAATCATGAGCGGTGTCGTGCATGGATTGCGTCTGAATTGCATCGAGTTCTTTAGCTGGAGTCTTCCAGACGAAGGATACGCATTTGAACCATTCAACAAGAAGGCAACCTAG
- a CDS encoding ATP synthase subunit C, with protein sequence MDSYILLLGWAGVFLPTALGAIGSIIGCGRAGQAASGALLDVDSGYGRLVGVSALPSSQTIYGIVVTMQFNQAVALDSAPGLFSIGLLVGLALLFSAIVQGTCCASAINTTKSKPEVFGLAIAPAAIVEGFAVFAFIFAMIVGGNIPGGTAG encoded by the coding sequence ATGGATAGTTACATACTTCTATTGGGCTGGGCAGGAGTTTTCCTGCCGACCGCACTTGGAGCCATCGGCAGTATCATCGGCTGTGGACGCGCGGGGCAAGCAGCATCGGGGGCATTGTTGGACGTTGACAGTGGCTACGGACGATTGGTTGGCGTCTCCGCGCTTCCATCCTCACAAACCATCTACGGAATCGTGGTGACCATGCAGTTCAATCAGGCCGTTGCGTTAGACTCCGCACCGGGATTGTTTTCCATCGGCCTGTTGGTCGGTCTAGCGTTGCTGTTTAGCGCTATCGTGCAAGGTACTTGCTGTGCATCGGCAATCAATACAACCAAGTCTAAGCCCGAAGTCTTTGGACTGGCGATTGCACCAGCAGCCATCGTGGAGGGTTTCGCAGTCTTCGCTTTCATCTTCGCGATGATCGTCGGTGGTAACATTCCCGGTGGCACGGCAGGCTAA
- a CDS encoding V-type ATP synthase subunit E-like protein, translating into MTNSKESSGIEELIGRLREQGVEEGKAQAETLMEQTRRKAEQRLDDARQEADALLRNAREEAEQTKRAGEEAVQLAVRDAMLRLKSNLVEQFADRVRRLVRRELDDGDFLKQLILEVGGRSAPSPSQSAKLLLPENAIGLEQLRSHPEEVKEGNLSHFVASITKEMLRDGLEIGTRDDASAGIRIQLLEEDIEIELTDEAIAELLLRHLVPRFRAIMEGIIQ; encoded by the coding sequence ATGACAAACTCAAAGGAATCATCCGGCATTGAAGAATTGATTGGCCGGCTGCGTGAGCAAGGTGTCGAAGAAGGCAAGGCTCAGGCAGAGACGCTGATGGAGCAAACACGACGGAAAGCCGAGCAGCGTCTTGACGATGCGAGACAGGAGGCCGATGCGTTACTGCGAAACGCGCGCGAAGAGGCCGAGCAAACCAAGCGGGCCGGTGAAGAAGCGGTGCAATTGGCGGTGCGTGATGCGATGCTGAGGCTCAAATCCAATTTGGTGGAACAGTTCGCCGACCGAGTTCGACGGCTGGTAAGGCGTGAATTGGATGACGGCGATTTCCTGAAACAGTTGATTCTTGAGGTCGGTGGCCGGTCAGCTCCTTCGCCCAGTCAATCCGCCAAGCTTCTACTTCCCGAGAACGCCATCGGCTTGGAGCAACTGCGCAGCCACCCTGAGGAAGTGAAAGAAGGAAATTTGAGCCACTTCGTTGCTTCAATCACGAAAGAGATGCTGCGAGATGGACTGGAGATTGGAACACGAGACGACGCCTCGGCGGGCATCCGTATCCAACTGCTCGAAGAAGATATCGAGATTGAATTGACTGATGAAGCCATTGCGGAGCTGTTGCTGAGGCACCTGGTCCCCCGATTTCGCGCCATCATGGAGGGGATCATCCAGTGA
- a CDS encoding DUF2764 family protein translates to MTATTNYYSLVASLPHMPRSFEIERVPISRIQLQQRLKLLGDRDKSTVEQVQGFLLWDRQRPERTDDEVQMEYDRLMKSISNSLVRDIINHRMDVRTITCALRRRRLGLESAAAVGQHTDHIRKNWQHPDFRLVREHPWIPHVRESLDAGEPLEVERQLLGATWNRWVQLADQFYFSFETILLYLARWEIVDRWTRLDETAGRQKFDELSTQTLNLEENVA, encoded by the coding sequence GTGACCGCGACTACGAATTACTACTCACTCGTCGCCAGCCTTCCGCATATGCCTCGCTCGTTTGAAATTGAACGAGTGCCAATCTCGCGAATTCAACTTCAACAGCGGCTCAAGTTGCTCGGCGACCGTGACAAAAGTACAGTTGAGCAAGTGCAGGGTTTTCTGCTGTGGGATCGGCAACGGCCTGAACGCACGGATGACGAAGTTCAGATGGAATACGATCGCTTGATGAAGTCGATTTCTAACTCACTCGTTCGCGACATCATCAATCATCGGATGGACGTTCGTACGATAACCTGCGCGTTACGGAGACGGCGTCTAGGACTTGAGTCGGCAGCCGCCGTCGGCCAACACACGGACCACATTCGCAAGAACTGGCAACATCCCGATTTCCGATTGGTTCGAGAGCATCCTTGGATTCCACATGTCCGCGAATCGTTGGATGCAGGCGAACCCTTAGAAGTTGAACGGCAGCTTTTAGGTGCCACTTGGAATCGTTGGGTGCAACTTGCTGACCAGTTCTACTTCTCGTTTGAGACGATCCTGCTGTACCTCGCTCGTTGGGAGATCGTCGATCGCTGGACGAGACTCGATGAAACGGCGGGGCGGCAGAAGTTTGATGAACTCTCGACGCAAACGTTGAACCTTGAGGAAAACGTCGCATGA
- a CDS encoding V-type ATP synthase subunit A: MNTQVATAAQVTAVNGNIVSIEVPEGQIVKNEVAYICLDDKRLKSEVLRIYGTEADLQVFEDTEGVKVGDGVELTHQMLSASLGPGLLGAVFDGLQNPLGTLANRDGFFLKRGHYADSLDRTQKWSFVPIRRTGERLRAGDVLGTVQERGVEHKIMVPFDFSGQAELTWIQGGSFTIDEPIARIRIGQDERPLTMRQEWPVRVPLPADLLHQHLAERKYPSEPLVTTIRTIDTFFPIARGGTACIPGPFGAGKTVLQTLIARNSAVDVVIVVACGERAGEVVDTINEFSQAQDPRTGGSLMDRTVIICNTSSMPVAAREASIYMGITLGEYYRQMGLDVLLLADSTSRWAQAMRETSGRLEEIPGEEAFPAYLDSAVKGVYERAGVLATCDGSSGSLTMIGTVSPAGGNFEEPVTQSTLGTVKTFLGLSYDRAYKRFYPAIDPLLSWSRYREQLQEHFDRLLAPGWTATVESLLDLLRQADAIYQMMQVTGEEGISLADFVIYQKAQFLDTVYLQQDAFDPVDVATPLERQQSMLRLIRDITEREFLFDDKEEARDFFVRITNAFRNLNYAETDSSDYQQFLASIRLMLSDRESEA; the protein is encoded by the coding sequence ATGAACACGCAGGTAGCAACCGCTGCGCAGGTCACGGCCGTCAATGGAAATATCGTTTCGATCGAAGTCCCCGAAGGACAGATCGTCAAGAATGAAGTTGCGTATATCTGTCTGGATGACAAGCGGTTGAAGTCCGAAGTGCTGCGAATTTATGGAACGGAAGCGGATTTGCAGGTGTTCGAGGACACCGAAGGTGTAAAGGTTGGTGATGGTGTTGAGTTGACGCATCAGATGCTATCTGCGTCGCTTGGTCCCGGCCTGCTTGGAGCCGTGTTTGACGGCTTACAAAATCCGTTGGGAACACTCGCCAATCGCGACGGGTTCTTTCTCAAGCGTGGGCATTATGCCGACTCGCTCGACCGCACGCAAAAATGGTCGTTTGTGCCGATACGACGCACGGGTGAGCGACTTCGTGCGGGCGACGTCTTGGGCACGGTTCAGGAACGCGGCGTCGAGCACAAGATCATGGTTCCCTTTGATTTTAGTGGCCAAGCTGAGCTGACTTGGATTCAGGGAGGTAGCTTTACGATTGACGAGCCGATCGCCCGCATTCGTATTGGGCAGGATGAGCGTCCGTTGACGATGCGACAGGAATGGCCTGTTCGAGTTCCATTGCCAGCGGACCTCCTCCATCAACACTTGGCCGAACGAAAGTACCCGTCTGAACCGTTGGTCACAACCATTCGGACCATTGACACCTTCTTTCCAATCGCTCGCGGTGGTACCGCGTGTATTCCAGGGCCGTTTGGCGCTGGCAAGACTGTTCTGCAAACATTGATCGCACGTAACTCAGCCGTGGATGTTGTGATCGTGGTCGCGTGCGGTGAACGAGCGGGTGAAGTCGTCGATACCATCAACGAGTTCTCACAGGCACAAGACCCACGGACGGGCGGCTCGCTGATGGATCGTACCGTCATCATCTGCAATACATCGTCGATGCCAGTCGCAGCCCGAGAGGCGTCGATCTACATGGGCATCACGCTAGGCGAATACTACCGACAGATGGGACTCGATGTCTTGCTATTAGCCGATTCAACATCGCGCTGGGCTCAAGCGATGCGGGAAACATCGGGACGACTGGAGGAAATTCCTGGGGAAGAAGCCTTCCCGGCGTACCTTGATTCGGCCGTTAAAGGTGTCTACGAACGAGCGGGAGTACTCGCGACTTGCGACGGTTCCTCGGGCAGTCTAACGATGATCGGAACCGTCTCGCCTGCTGGCGGGAATTTCGAGGAACCTGTAACGCAATCGACTTTGGGCACGGTGAAAACCTTCCTCGGTCTGTCCTACGATCGCGCCTACAAGCGATTCTATCCAGCCATCGACCCACTGCTTTCCTGGTCGCGATATCGAGAACAACTGCAAGAACACTTCGATCGCCTATTGGCTCCCGGCTGGACCGCAACCGTCGAATCGTTGCTCGATTTACTTCGGCAAGCTGACGCCATCTATCAGATGATGCAAGTGACGGGCGAGGAAGGAATTTCGCTGGCCGACTTCGTGATCTATCAAAAAGCACAGTTTCTCGACACGGTCTACTTGCAACAGGATGCCTTCGACCCGGTGGATGTCGCGACACCTTTGGAGCGGCAGCAGTCGATGCTGCGGCTGATCCGAGACATCACCGAGCGCGAATTTCTGTTCGACGACAAGGAAGAGGCCCGCGATTTCTTTGTTCGGATCACCAATGCTTTTCGCAATCTGAACTACGCCGAAACGGATTCATCCGACTACCAACAGTTCCTGGCGAGCATCCGGTTGATGCTTTCAGATCGCGAAAGCGAAGCATGA
- a CDS encoding mercuric transporter MerT family protein translates to MAEQFTAGSRSCCATEGKGCASIKEDTGWRFCSSQDCDVVYFIEEGDTQFTKSQLKVSVGVKESSGERPLCYCFGHSVGSLKEELRMKGHSDALDDIRAKMKDPGCHCETSNPSGSCCLGSVTKGIRIAQEELGLNAPKTTTASTTASTTASSTGERVAKIGTIVSAIMASACCWLPLLLLAIGVSGAGIAATLEAYRPLFMVVTFGFLGAAFYFTYRPKKGTAETGKDCCPTESTVAEDCCAPTGKRLFNMMSMNKVMLWGVTMLAIAFLFFPSYVGVFLGTADDAVVSENMNQAVFKIEGMTCEGCSTILAEAIKTAPGVLAVHVDYEAGEALVGTEICCPVPEEEILLAIEQAGLNGKQLSSRSSSNQ, encoded by the coding sequence TTGGCCGAACAGTTCACTGCAGGCAGCCGATCCTGTTGTGCTACGGAAGGCAAAGGTTGCGCATCCATCAAGGAGGACACCGGCTGGCGGTTTTGCTCATCGCAGGATTGCGACGTGGTGTACTTCATCGAAGAAGGAGACACCCAATTCACGAAGTCACAACTGAAAGTTTCGGTCGGCGTGAAGGAATCCAGCGGCGAACGCCCACTGTGCTACTGTTTCGGCCATTCGGTTGGCAGTCTTAAAGAAGAGCTTCGCATGAAGGGGCACTCGGACGCTCTGGATGACATCCGGGCGAAGATGAAGGACCCCGGCTGTCACTGTGAGACCTCCAATCCGAGCGGTTCGTGCTGTCTGGGGAGCGTGACGAAAGGTATCCGAATCGCTCAGGAGGAACTTGGGCTGAATGCCCCAAAGACGACGACTGCGTCAACAACGGCGTCAACAACGGCGTCATCGACGGGGGAGAGGGTCGCCAAGATCGGAACCATCGTGTCGGCAATCATGGCCTCGGCCTGTTGCTGGCTGCCGCTGCTTCTGCTGGCAATTGGCGTATCTGGGGCCGGGATTGCCGCCACATTGGAAGCGTATCGCCCGTTGTTCATGGTTGTCACGTTTGGATTTCTCGGAGCAGCTTTCTACTTCACCTACCGTCCGAAGAAAGGGACTGCCGAAACAGGAAAGGACTGCTGTCCCACGGAAAGTACAGTGGCGGAAGACTGCTGTGCCCCGACCGGCAAACGTCTCTTCAATATGATGTCTATGAACAAGGTCATGCTATGGGGCGTTACCATGCTGGCCATTGCTTTCCTGTTCTTTCCCAGCTACGTCGGTGTGTTTTTGGGGACGGCGGACGATGCAGTCGTGTCTGAGAATATGAATCAAGCCGTATTCAAAATCGAAGGCATGACGTGCGAAGGATGCTCGACCATCCTCGCCGAGGCGATCAAAACGGCTCCAGGAGTACTGGCCGTCCACGTTGACTATGAAGCAGGAGAAGCCTTGGTTGGCACTGAAATCTGCTGTCCTGTGCCTGAAGAAGAAATCCTCCTCGCCATTGAGCAGGCTGGCCTCAACGGCAAGCAGCTTTCTTCTAGATCGTCGAGCAACCAATAG
- a CDS encoding heavy metal-responsive transcriptional regulator — protein sequence MSKRLTISELAKAADVPTTTLRYYERIGLVEPEHRSAGNYRLYDDQTLRKIKFIRAAQAIGFTLEDVKSLLADDEGNAPACGNIRVLIEARLTDVEDRLKDLRHVRKVLRSALTQCQHQKQTECCHVVTELGAK from the coding sequence ATGAGCAAGCGACTGACAATCAGCGAGCTAGCGAAGGCAGCCGATGTCCCGACAACGACTCTCCGTTACTACGAACGCATTGGGTTGGTCGAACCGGAGCACCGCAGCGCGGGCAACTACCGGCTCTACGACGATCAAACGCTCAGAAAAATAAAGTTCATTCGAGCCGCGCAAGCCATTGGCTTCACACTCGAAGACGTCAAGTCACTGCTTGCCGATGACGAAGGGAACGCACCAGCATGCGGTAACATTCGGGTACTGATCGAAGCTAGATTGACCGATGTTGAGGACCGACTCAAAGATTTGCGGCATGTTCGCAAGGTGCTGAGGTCGGCACTGACTCAATGTCAGCACCAAAAGCAAACGGAATGTTGCCATGTCGTTACGGAACTAGGAGCGAAGTAA
- a CDS encoding anti-sigma factor, whose product MDCQQVEQLLSHYFDHELRLDQRTEVESHLEDCPPCSDQLADIRMLSDAARSLSSARPPHDLWDRIAAQLKEPRLPESVNNYDTVDLKSKSRFDQKRSWSLVAVAAALLIGVGLFWTLQPASHPHDPLVNYAQLLDSSPLAAQEHLVSKYSGQTVSVDEAVQLVGYRPRNVGPPPSGYSCDRLVVLDMPCCKCVQAVWQRADQTQVAIFEHKSKMDDWFEGEPSINIKCRGKVCRVTQLDGQLAATWRIGSRLVTAIGVRDTDELATFVAAL is encoded by the coding sequence ATGGATTGCCAACAAGTCGAGCAGTTGCTCTCGCACTATTTCGATCATGAGTTACGACTCGACCAGCGGACTGAAGTCGAATCGCACTTAGAAGACTGTCCGCCATGTTCGGACCAATTGGCCGACATCCGCATGCTTTCCGACGCGGCTCGAAGCCTGTCTTCTGCTCGTCCGCCACATGACCTTTGGGATCGGATCGCCGCCCAATTGAAAGAGCCACGGTTGCCTGAATCGGTCAACAACTACGACACCGTCGATCTGAAATCGAAATCCAGATTTGATCAGAAACGATCATGGAGCTTGGTTGCGGTCGCGGCTGCGTTGCTGATTGGCGTTGGTCTGTTCTGGACGTTGCAACCGGCCAGCCATCCGCATGATCCGTTGGTGAATTACGCTCAACTGTTAGATTCAAGCCCACTGGCGGCTCAGGAACATCTCGTCTCCAAATACTCGGGCCAGACCGTTTCGGTGGATGAAGCGGTCCAGCTTGTTGGATACCGACCTCGCAATGTTGGTCCTCCGCCCAGTGGATACTCGTGCGACAGGCTGGTGGTGTTGGACATGCCGTGTTGCAAGTGTGTCCAGGCGGTTTGGCAGCGTGCTGATCAAACGCAGGTCGCCATTTTCGAGCACAAGTCCAAGATGGATGATTGGTTCGAGGGCGAGCCGAGCATCAACATCAAGTGCCGAGGAAAAGTCTGCCGGGTCACGCAGCTCGACGGTCAGCTCGCCGCCACCTGGCGAATCGGCTCTCGGCTTGTCACCGCGATCGGAGTAAGGGATACCGATGAATTAGCAACGTTCGTAGCCGCGTTATGA